The following are encoded in a window of Gossypium raimondii isolate GPD5lz chromosome 13, ASM2569854v1, whole genome shotgun sequence genomic DNA:
- the LOC105783673 gene encoding acyl carrier protein 1, chloroplastic: MASIAGSSISMQPRPFAKGSVSGLKLGSFMNQGRSTLSFTMRPMPARLQICCAAKKETVDKVCEVVKRQLALDNDKPITGESTFLDLGADSLDTVEIVMGLEEEFGITVEEDNAQSITTVQDAAELIEKLCSEKSA, from the exons ATGGCTTCTATTGCTGGTTCATCCATCTCCATGCAACCTCGCCCCTTT GCTAAAGGCAGTGTTTCTGGGTTGAAATTGGGTTCATTTATGAACCAGGGAAGAAGCACCCTCTCATTTACGATGCGTCCAATGCCTGCTCGCTTGCAGATCTGCTGTGCT GCCAAAAAAGAGACCGTGGATAAGGTATGTGAAGTAGTAAAGAGACAATTAGCTTTAGACAATGACAAACCAATCACCGGTGAATCAACATTTCTTGATCTTGGAGCTGATTCTCTTGATACG GTTGAGATTGTGATGGGACTTGAGGAAGAATTCGGAATCACGGTGGAAGAGGACAATGCACAATCCATCACAACTGTTCAAGATGCTGCAGAACTTATCGAGAAGCTGTGCAGTGAGAAAAGTGCCTAG